Proteins encoded in a region of the Agromyces protaetiae genome:
- a CDS encoding 3'-5' exonuclease, which yields MPVDFTAIDFETANSSGASACSVGLVKVRDGRVVDRAYWLLQPPFPHDEFNEWNVRIHGITRSMILDAPTWAEQLPAFREFAEEDWLVAHNAGFDMGVIAKTTEVFALEVPNHSYVCSLQVARKTYHLESYRLPVAAMAAGFEDFAHHNALDDALACAAIVSHAAKRHGAVDLAGLAKVTAVRVGALGPVARREQAAAHGPMALQ from the coding sequence GTGCCAGTGGACTTCACCGCGATCGATTTCGAGACCGCCAATTCGTCGGGCGCCTCCGCGTGCTCGGTCGGACTCGTGAAGGTGCGCGACGGTCGCGTGGTCGACCGGGCCTACTGGCTGCTGCAGCCGCCGTTCCCGCACGATGAGTTCAACGAGTGGAATGTACGCATCCACGGCATCACCCGCAGCATGATCCTCGACGCGCCGACCTGGGCCGAGCAATTGCCCGCGTTCCGTGAGTTCGCGGAGGAGGACTGGCTGGTCGCACACAACGCCGGGTTCGACATGGGCGTCATCGCGAAGACGACCGAGGTGTTCGCGCTCGAGGTGCCGAACCACTCGTACGTGTGCAGCCTGCAGGTCGCGCGGAAGACGTATCACCTCGAGTCGTACCGGTTGCCGGTCGCGGCCATGGCCGCGGGCTTCGAGGACTTCGCGCACCACAACGCGCTCGACGACGCGCTGGCGTGCGCGGCGATCGTCAGCCACGCTGCGAAGCGACACGGGGCCGTGGACCTCGCCGGGCTCGCGAAGGTCACAGCCGTGCGGGTCGGTGCACTGGGGCCGGTCGCCCGTCGCGAGCAGGCCGCGGCCCACGGGCCGATGGCGCTGCAGTAA
- the rmuC gene encoding DNA recombination protein RmuC, whose product MEILLLVIGVVLGLAIGALGTWFVLSRRATEATAPAEPAEDPALVEARHLAEIAALQAAAAAEQADLRASHAAEQARLQADERRVQAELRAELASIEATAGGLREQIETARAQYREIVERQRDEIREREQREAAESKVLQALAPVKQTLTDMQSKVSALETQRHQQHGELSQQLKIAAENEERLRSTAESLASALRSNSTRGVWGETQLRSVVEAAGLLERVDFDTQHSITTDAGAGRPDMVIHLPGGKHIAVDAKVPFNAYLEASQIPVMATGAEGAERERLMKSHVKAVRDHITALGGKTYWAGLGASPEMVIAFIPSESLISSALEADPSLLEYAFAKRVALASPVTLWSVLKTVAFSWQQDVLTKEAKTLFDLSRELYSRLSTTAGQIEKLGRTIERSVKDYNAFVGSLETRVLPTARKLKALDETKVLATLEGIEESPRELAAYEFTAAAAVEPAAAGPDAAAEVEAEVDVEIEAEVEAEAEVDGFLLADIDPEIRSI is encoded by the coding sequence ATGGAGATCCTGCTGCTGGTCATCGGCGTCGTGCTCGGGCTCGCGATCGGCGCGCTCGGCACCTGGTTCGTGCTGTCGCGTCGCGCCACCGAGGCGACCGCGCCCGCCGAGCCCGCGGAAGACCCCGCGCTCGTCGAAGCACGGCACCTGGCCGAGATCGCCGCCCTGCAGGCCGCCGCCGCCGCCGAGCAGGCCGACCTGCGCGCGAGCCATGCCGCCGAGCAGGCGCGACTGCAGGCCGATGAGCGGCGCGTGCAGGCCGAGCTCAGGGCCGAGCTCGCATCGATCGAGGCGACGGCCGGCGGTCTGCGTGAGCAGATCGAGACCGCCCGGGCCCAGTACCGCGAGATCGTCGAGCGTCAACGCGACGAGATTCGGGAGCGCGAGCAGCGAGAGGCCGCCGAGAGCAAAGTGCTGCAGGCGCTCGCGCCGGTCAAGCAGACCCTCACCGACATGCAGTCGAAGGTCTCCGCGCTCGAGACGCAGCGCCACCAGCAGCACGGTGAGCTGAGCCAGCAGCTCAAGATCGCGGCCGAGAACGAGGAGCGTCTTCGCTCCACCGCCGAGTCGCTCGCCTCTGCGCTGCGTTCGAACAGCACGCGCGGCGTGTGGGGCGAGACCCAGCTCCGGAGCGTCGTCGAGGCAGCCGGTCTGCTCGAACGCGTCGATTTCGACACCCAGCACTCGATCACGACCGACGCTGGCGCCGGCCGCCCCGACATGGTCATCCACCTGCCGGGCGGCAAGCACATCGCGGTCGACGCCAAGGTACCGTTCAACGCGTACCTCGAGGCCAGCCAGATCCCCGTGATGGCGACGGGCGCCGAGGGTGCGGAGCGCGAACGGCTCATGAAGAGCCACGTGAAGGCGGTCCGCGACCACATCACGGCACTCGGCGGCAAGACCTACTGGGCAGGGCTCGGCGCCTCCCCCGAGATGGTCATCGCGTTCATCCCGAGCGAGTCGCTGATCTCCAGCGCGCTCGAGGCCGACCCCTCGCTGCTCGAGTACGCCTTCGCCAAGCGCGTCGCCCTCGCCTCGCCCGTCACGCTCTGGTCGGTGCTCAAGACCGTCGCGTTCAGCTGGCAGCAGGATGTGCTCACGAAAGAGGCGAAGACGCTCTTCGACCTCAGCCGCGAGCTCTACTCTCGTCTGTCCACGACCGCAGGCCAGATCGAGAAGCTCGGTCGCACGATCGAACGCAGCGTGAAGGACTACAACGCGTTCGTGGGCTCGCTCGAGACCCGCGTCCTGCCGACCGCACGCAAGCTCAAGGCGCTCGACGAGACGAAGGTGCTCGCGACCCTCGAGGGCATCGAAGAGAGCCCCCGCGAGCTCGCCGCATATGAGTTCACGGCCGCCGCGGCGGTCGAGCCCGCTGCCGCGGGGCCCGACGCCGCGGCGGAGGTCGAGGCGGAGGTCGACGTCGAAATCGAGGCGGAGGTCGAGGCTGAGGCGGAGGTCGACGGGTTCCTCCTCGCCGACATCGACCCCGAGATCCGCTCGATCTAG
- the ychF gene encoding redox-regulated ATPase YchF, translating into MALTIGIVGLPNVGKSTLFNALTKNQVLAANYPFATIEPNIGVVNLPDPRLETLAGIFGSERILPAAVSFVDIAGIVRGASEGEGLGNKFLANIREADAIAQVVRGFEDSDVVHVDGAVDPKSDMETINTELILADLETLERAIARYEKEVKGRKLDPSVLAAAKEALEALQAGTPLSAASVDLEPIKELGLLTAKPFIYVFNVDEAVLTDASRKAELAALVAPAEAVFLDAKIESELIDLDAADAAELLASTGQEESGLDQLARVGFDTLGLQTYLTAGPKESRAWTIPKGAKAPQAAGVIHTDFERGFIKAEVISFEDLVATGSVAEARAKGKARMEGKDYVMQDGDVVEFRFNV; encoded by the coding sequence GTGGCACTCACCATCGGAATCGTCGGTCTCCCGAACGTCGGCAAGTCGACCCTGTTCAACGCGCTCACCAAGAACCAGGTGCTCGCGGCCAACTACCCGTTCGCGACGATCGAGCCGAACATCGGCGTGGTGAACCTGCCCGACCCGCGGCTCGAGACGCTCGCCGGCATCTTCGGGTCCGAGCGCATCCTGCCGGCGGCGGTGTCGTTCGTCGACATCGCGGGCATCGTGCGCGGGGCGTCCGAAGGCGAGGGCCTCGGCAACAAGTTCCTCGCGAACATCCGCGAGGCCGACGCGATCGCGCAGGTCGTGCGAGGGTTCGAGGACTCCGACGTCGTGCACGTCGACGGCGCGGTCGACCCGAAGTCCGACATGGAGACCATCAACACCGAGCTCATCCTCGCCGACCTCGAGACGCTCGAGCGCGCCATCGCGCGGTACGAGAAGGAGGTCAAGGGCCGGAAGCTCGACCCGTCGGTGCTCGCGGCCGCCAAGGAGGCGCTCGAGGCGTTGCAGGCCGGCACACCGTTGTCCGCGGCATCCGTCGACCTCGAGCCGATCAAGGAGCTCGGTCTGCTCACCGCGAAGCCCTTCATCTACGTCTTCAACGTCGATGAGGCGGTGCTGACGGATGCCTCCCGCAAGGCGGAGCTCGCCGCGCTCGTCGCCCCTGCCGAGGCCGTGTTCCTCGACGCGAAGATCGAGTCGGAGCTCATCGACCTCGACGCCGCCGACGCGGCCGAGCTGCTGGCGTCGACCGGCCAGGAGGAGTCGGGTCTCGACCAGCTCGCGCGCGTCGGCTTCGACACCCTCGGCCTGCAGACCTACCTCACCGCGGGCCCGAAGGAGTCGCGCGCCTGGACCATCCCGAAGGGCGCCAAGGCGCCCCAGGCGGCCGGCGTGATCCACACCGACTTCGAGCGCGGGTTCATCAAGGCCGAGGTCATCTCGTTCGAGGACCTCGTGGCGACGGGATCCGTGGCCGAAGCGCGCGCCAAGGGCAAAGCCCGCATGGAGGGCAAGGACTACGTCATGCAGGACGGCGACGTGGTGGAGTTCCGCTTCAACGTGTGA
- a CDS encoding VOC family protein, protein MVTMRDAFQGFSVDDVEAARRFYGEAIGLDVADEMGGLRLTLPSGQHVFVYPKDEHTPASFTILNFVVDDLDAAVDELNAAGVITKIYESPNDYGTDERGIMHGEAAGMGPDIAWFRDPAGNVLSVIKA, encoded by the coding sequence ATGGTGACGATGAGGGATGCGTTCCAGGGATTCAGCGTCGACGACGTGGAGGCGGCACGACGGTTCTACGGCGAGGCGATCGGGCTCGACGTCGCCGACGAGATGGGCGGGCTGCGGCTCACGCTGCCATCCGGCCAGCACGTGTTCGTCTACCCGAAGGACGAGCACACGCCGGCCTCGTTCACGATCCTGAACTTCGTCGTCGACGACCTCGACGCGGCCGTCGACGAGCTCAATGCTGCGGGCGTGATCACCAAGATCTACGAGTCGCCGAACGACTACGGCACCGACGAGCGCGGCATCATGCATGGGGAGGCGGCCGGCATGGGCCCCGACATCGCCTGGTTCCGCGACCCGGCCGGCAACGTCCTCAGCGTCATCAAGGCCTGA
- a CDS encoding class I SAM-dependent methyltransferase, producing MTDAPDAPVVPDPSDPRTQQTARSFGGAASVYQASRPGYPVEAVAWLVGDAVTVLDLGAGTGKLTEALVALDRDVIAVDPVEEMLEELEVRVPGVPRILGVAEEIPLDDDSVDAVVAGQAWHWFQSERALPEIARVLRPGGTLGLVWNSRDSREGWVREAGELMHERYDASTTYASTVRVGPPFGRVEEHRVEWVQRMTRATFLDLVRSRSHYLTASPDDQRETIAAVETLLLTHPDLAGAAELAVPYVTHCFRSRLEG from the coding sequence GTGACCGACGCACCCGACGCGCCCGTCGTGCCCGACCCGTCCGACCCGCGGACCCAGCAGACGGCGCGCTCGTTCGGCGGCGCGGCATCCGTCTATCAGGCCTCGCGGCCGGGCTACCCGGTCGAGGCCGTCGCCTGGCTCGTCGGCGATGCCGTGACGGTGCTCGACCTCGGCGCCGGCACCGGAAAGCTCACCGAGGCGCTGGTCGCGCTCGACCGCGACGTCATCGCGGTCGACCCGGTCGAGGAGATGCTCGAGGAGCTCGAGGTCCGCGTGCCGGGAGTGCCGCGCATCCTGGGCGTCGCCGAGGAGATCCCGCTCGATGACGACTCGGTCGACGCCGTGGTGGCCGGCCAGGCGTGGCACTGGTTCCAATCCGAGCGTGCGCTCCCCGAGATCGCCCGAGTGCTCCGCCCGGGCGGCACCCTCGGCCTCGTCTGGAACAGCCGCGACAGCCGTGAAGGATGGGTGCGCGAAGCGGGCGAACTGATGCACGAGCGCTACGACGCGAGCACCACCTATGCGTCGACGGTGCGCGTCGGGCCGCCGTTCGGTCGCGTCGAGGAGCATCGGGTCGAGTGGGTGCAGCGGATGACGCGCGCGACCTTCCTCGATCTCGTGCGGTCGCGCTCGCACTATCTGACGGCATCGCCGGACGACCAGCGTGAGACCATCGCCGCCGTCGAGACGCTGCTGCTCACGCACCCCGACCTCGCGGGCGCCGCCGAGCTCGCCGTCCCGTATGTGACGCACTGCTTCCGCAGCCGGCTCGAGGGCTGA
- a CDS encoding MFS transporter — MIDADRLPRALKPFASGQYRLLVGALAASLLSAGAWLVAAVWQVVELGGSPIDLSFVAVGSSLGLVLAVLIGGVVADRVPQRRILIVVEIVRGIAFAVAAVLAGTGVIEVWHIAALSFVFGLADGFFYPAYSAWLPAILPAEQLLAANGVEGVLRPAVMQAAGPAVASALIAIQAPWLAFAVVAVLQGVAVVVLALMRTTAVRRDLEGLDTHPVRQAFIDLRDGFSYLLKTRWLFATLVFSIVLVFLIMGPIEVLLPFAVKDQTGGGAGAFALALAAFGLGGAVGSLAVASRPLPRRYLTLMILAWGVGCVPLAIIGFTSWLWVMVIALFIVGVLFDGAQVVWGTLLQRRVPPSMLGRVSSLDFFVSLALMPISMAVAGPVGEAIGLAPAFLIAGLVPPVLAIVTLAVAKLGADELAHPLDSAPPDPTIVTGAEAAAGFQAPADEPHPPVEDR, encoded by the coding sequence GTGATCGACGCAGACCGGCTGCCCCGTGCGCTGAAACCGTTCGCCTCCGGGCAGTACCGGCTGCTCGTGGGCGCGCTCGCGGCGTCGCTGCTGTCCGCCGGAGCCTGGCTCGTCGCGGCCGTGTGGCAGGTCGTCGAGCTCGGTGGGTCGCCGATCGACCTGTCGTTCGTCGCGGTCGGTTCGAGCCTCGGGCTCGTGCTCGCGGTGCTCATCGGCGGCGTCGTTGCCGACCGAGTCCCGCAGCGACGCATCCTGATCGTGGTCGAGATCGTGCGCGGCATCGCGTTCGCGGTGGCGGCCGTGCTCGCGGGCACGGGAGTCATCGAGGTCTGGCACATCGCCGCCCTCTCGTTCGTGTTCGGGCTGGCTGACGGGTTCTTCTACCCGGCGTACTCGGCCTGGCTGCCCGCCATCCTGCCTGCCGAGCAGCTGCTTGCGGCGAACGGCGTCGAAGGGGTGCTCCGGCCCGCGGTCATGCAGGCCGCGGGGCCGGCCGTCGCGAGCGCGCTCATCGCGATCCAGGCGCCGTGGCTCGCCTTCGCCGTGGTGGCCGTGCTACAGGGCGTCGCCGTCGTCGTGCTCGCGCTCATGCGCACGACCGCCGTGCGCCGCGACCTCGAAGGGCTCGACACGCACCCGGTGCGCCAGGCGTTCATCGATCTCCGCGACGGGTTCTCCTATCTGCTCAAGACACGCTGGCTGTTCGCCACGCTGGTGTTCTCGATCGTCCTGGTGTTCCTCATCATGGGGCCGATCGAGGTGCTGCTGCCGTTCGCGGTGAAAGATCAGACCGGGGGTGGGGCGGGCGCGTTCGCGTTGGCGTTGGCCGCCTTCGGCCTCGGGGGAGCGGTCGGCTCGCTCGCGGTCGCCTCCCGGCCGCTGCCGCGCCGCTATCTGACGCTCATGATCCTCGCGTGGGGCGTGGGCTGCGTGCCGCTCGCGATCATCGGGTTCACTTCGTGGCTGTGGGTCATGGTGATCGCGCTGTTCATCGTCGGGGTGCTGTTCGACGGCGCCCAGGTCGTGTGGGGCACACTGCTGCAGCGGCGAGTGCCGCCGTCGATGCTCGGGCGCGTGTCGAGCCTCGACTTCTTCGTCTCGCTTGCCCTGATGCCGATCTCGATGGCGGTGGCGGGCCCGGTCGGTGAGGCGATCGGGCTCGCGCCGGCGTTCCTCATCGCCGGACTCGTGCCGCCCGTACTCGCGATCGTGACGCTGGCTGTGGCCAAGCTCGGCGCCGACGAGCTCGCGCACCCGCTCGACAGCGCGCCGCCCGACCCGACGATCGTCACGGGCGCCGAGGCCGCGGCCGGATTCCAGGCGCCCGCCGACGAGCCGCACCCGCCCGTCGAAGATCGCTGA
- a CDS encoding LysR family transcriptional regulator, with protein sequence MNITLLRRFVAVAEELHFPRAAEALGIPLASLYSSIEKLETEIGQPLVTRHGETRLTKVGTLFLEEARREIAAAPPPAEKPAAKAGGKAKASKGKGRAPIVKGQPKPYKKRQGR encoded by the coding sequence GTGAACATCACCCTGCTTCGACGTTTCGTCGCGGTCGCCGAGGAATTGCACTTCCCGCGGGCGGCAGAGGCCCTCGGCATCCCGCTCGCCTCCCTCTACTCGTCGATCGAGAAACTCGAGACCGAGATCGGGCAACCGCTCGTCACGCGGCACGGCGAAACCCGGCTGACCAAGGTCGGAACACTCTTCCTCGAGGAGGCCAGGCGGGAGATCGCCGCGGCGCCCCCTCCCGCCGAGAAACCCGCCGCGAAGGCCGGCGGCAAGGCGAAGGCCTCGAAGGGCAAGGGCCGCGCCCCGATCGTGAAAGGCCAGCCGAAGCCGTACAAGAAGCGTCAGGGGCGCTGA
- a CDS encoding Txe/YoeB family addiction module toxin — translation MLAQRFGNFEAVDDAIDDLAERESNSGDSQIPLARRALTEKVRRIEQAIGEGISEHRIHDHDSRLHNPRIVDVGSARELTSGEFVMPVHNVTSWSSASTCDLVLVLRDDPFEGVGKPEPLRHAPAEAWSRRIDEANRLVYVVNDAHLVVLQARYRSCPRQRP, via the coding sequence GTGCTCGCGCAGAGGTTTGGCAACTTCGAAGCTGTTGACGACGCGATCGATGACCTGGCGGAACGCGAATCGAACAGTGGTGATTCGCAGATTCCACTCGCGCGTCGGGCCTTGACTGAGAAGGTGCGTCGCATTGAGCAGGCCATCGGCGAAGGCATTAGCGAACATCGAATCCATGATCATGATTCACGACTGCATAATCCGCGGATCGTGGACGTTGGCTCAGCGCGAGAACTGACGTCGGGTGAGTTTGTGATGCCCGTTCACAACGTAACGTCGTGGAGTTCCGCTTCAACGTGTGATCTCGTCCTCGTCCTCCGCGACGACCCGTTCGAAGGCGTCGGGAAGCCGGAACCGCTGCGGCATGCGCCCGCTGAGGCCTGGTCCCGGCGCATCGATGAGGCGAACCGTCTGGTCTATGTGGTGAACGACGCCCACCTCGTGGTGCTGCAGGCGCGCTACCGCTCGTGTCCGCGTCAGCGCCCCTGA